From the Oryzias latipes chromosome 22, ASM223467v1 genome, one window contains:
- the LOC101160618 gene encoding protein NLRC3, translated as MKMGSSENEVTLGSSEPSIEMDPSKSESAAFEGQPEPSASEEQQLVPEEPSACGSMETEASEDLKRKRRAVWMEERPSSCPLCQDVLKDPLCLGCGHWFCRHCIASHRQRSAAARCSCFQCAAESDSGARIQTSDHSRRVHSECWETLKLVLRNFMDVFNLIPEDQIFLNDIFIELQVSEARNDHQHKEVRTLSRKKPRMRRNIRMEDVLKPGRDTSAKIVLTKGAPGVGKSILTQKFTLDWAGRRDTEDIHFVFPFMFKILNKQKDLKLNFVDLLHDTFGDIKHSGITSFDEFRILLILDGLDECQLPLDFKKNETLSDIWTETSLDVLLTNLIKGNLLPLAQIWITTRPAAAGRIPAKFVGLVTEIRGFTDANKEAYFRKRIKNKEQANRVISHVRTYENLHRMCHLPNFCRITVKVLEDLMKSGEEEEFPKNIGDMYINFLLLQSKRNCEKYPDKAENYPDIKKVIKVLGKLAFEQLQKGHLIFYASDMVEYGISVKDAPLYSDVFTNISRKRKNACKDPAYCFIRLRTQEFLAAVYVFNSYRGRETETLQEHPGDGDGPSKSPLDVFVSKALQTPLQSKNRHLDPFVCFLHGLSVHFIQNFLKSLIGRPDTKSEVILTALNQLQKMSYENLISDQSLSIYHTLMNVKELSLPQHIQRFLKLESKSEKELLEVHVPLLIHMLHASEDDLYLKKYNITKRCHQRRKKTTVEVIVKVST; from the exons ATGAAGATGGGTTCTTCAGAGAACGAGGTGACATTGGGTTCTTCAGAACCAAGCATAGAGATGGACCCATCCAAATCAGAATCTGCAGCCTTCGAGGGTCAGCCCGAACCTTCAGCCTCAGA agagCAGCAGCTCGTCCCAGAGGAACCGTCTGCCTGTGGATCCATGGAGACTGAGGCCTCTGAAGATCT aaagaggaagaggagggctgTGTGGATGGAGGAGCGGCCTTCCTCCTGCCCCTTGTGTCAGGACGTCCTGAAGGATCCGCTCTGTCTGGGCTGCGGGCATTGGTTCTGCAGGCACTGCATCGCCTCCCACCGGCAGCGGTCTGCTGCGGCTCGCTGCTCCTGCTTCCAGTGCGCTGCAGAATCTGACAGTGGAGCTAGAATCCAGACGTCCGACCACAGCAGAA GAGTCCACTCGGAGTGTTGGGAAACCCTTAAGCTGGTTCTGAGGAACTTCATGGACGTCTTTAACTTGATTCCTGAGGATCAAATCTTCTTGAATGACATCTTCATAGAGCTGCAAGTCTCAGAGGCCAGGAATGATCATCAGCACAAAGAAGTCAGAACCTTGTCCAGAAAGAAACCCAGAATGCGAAGAAACATCAGAATGGAAGATGTACTGAAGCCTGGAAGGGACACGTCAGCCAAAATAGTTCTGACGAAAGGAGCTCCTGGTGTCGGGAAGAGCATATTAACTCAGAAGTTCACGCTGGACTGGGCCGGACGCAGAGACACAGAGGACATCCACTTTGTGTTTCCATTCATGTTCAAAATACTAAACAAGCAGAAGGATCTAAAACTGAACTTTGTTGACCTCCTCCATGATACCTTTGGGGACATCAAACATTCTGGAATCACCTCTTTTGACGAATTTCGGATTCTGCTGATCTTGGATGGTCTGGATGAGTGTCAGCTTCCTCTGGACTTCAAAAAGAATGAGACCCTGAGTGACATTTGGACGGAGACCTCGCTGGACGTTCTGCTGACAAACCTGATCAAGGGGAACCTGCTTCCTTTAGCTCAGATCTGGATCACCACTAGACCAGCAGCAGCTGGGCGGATTCCTGCCAAGTTTGTTGGGTTGGTGACAGAGATCAGAGGGTTCACAGACGCCAACAAGGAAGCCTATTTCCGGAAGAGGATCAAGAATAAGGAGCAAGCCAACAGGGTCATCTCCCATGTGAGAACGTATGAAAACCTCCACAGGATGTGTCACCTCCCAAACTTCTGCCGCATCACGGTTAAGGTACTGGAGGACCTGATGAAGAgcggagaggaagaggagtttCCCAAGAACATCGGTGACATGTACATCAACTTTCTGTTGCTTCAGAGCAAACGCAACTGTGAGAAGTATCCAGACAAGGCTGAGAATTATCCAGACATAAAGAAGGTCATCAAGGTTCTTGGTAAACTGGCCtttgagcagctgcagaaggGACACCTGATCTTCTACGCCTCTGACATGGTGGAGTACGGCATCAGTGTCAAAGATGCTCCGCTGTACTCTGACGTCTTCACAAACATCTccagaaagaggaaaaatgcCTGCAAGGACCCCGCTTACTGCTTCATCCGTCTGAGGACCCAGGAGTTCCTGGCTGCAGTTTATGTCTTCAACTCCTACCGTGGCAGGGAGACTGAGACGTTGCAGGAGCATCCTGGGGATGGGGACGGCCCAAGCAAGTCTCCTCTGGATGTGTTTGTGAGCAAAGCCCTACAGACCCCCCTGCAGAGCAAAAACCGGCATCTGGACCCATTTGTTTGCTTCCTGCATGGCCTCTCTGTGCACTTCATCCAGAACTTCCTCAAAAGCCTGATTGGTCGCCCAGACACCAAGTCTGAAGTCATCTTGACCGCCCTCAACCAGCTGCAAAAGATGAGCTACGAGAACCTGATTTCTGACCAAAGCCTGAGCATCTACCACACTCTGATGAACGTGAAGGAGCTGTCACTGCCTCAGCATATCCAGCGCTTCCTCAAGCTGGAGAGTAAGTCAGAGAAGGAGCTGCTGGAGGTCCACGTCCCACTGCTGATCCACATGCTGCATGCTTCTGAAGACGACCTGTACCTGAAGAAGTACAACATCACCAAAAGATGTCACCAGAGGCGGAAAAAGACCACG gtggaggtCATCGTGAAGGTGAGCACCTGA
- the LOC105357549 gene encoding uncharacterized protein LOC105357549, producing the protein MYLRRCGSRSHLRRYSPAGGLIMAALRLPAELWLRIFSYLSWKDKLRMRCTCSHFRSLLDESSVSWQGFSVVLKDLSRYNRGFWRSLARWQVRVVRLRAGVKKDLKLLSSWLPLLDSLRLDRWMELEVRELQVLVQLQRLSLTSSCMPLSRLDFLVPLSDQLTQLTLCKVQLTCPAAHLLAAVTQLRRLTSLQLHHDGSLRIRTLSGILSHLTRLRHLSWTMITYKTLAGDFFYPAHPPEGTAGLQLSHLQLLNYDAVVTQEVLQPLLRLQSLSVLHLYSVPGPNCHLRTWLTSLPELSSLSVHGGHPLAAYADFLPSSLLSLTLSVDLQTEDLQVVSARAPNLEHLHLEPWGSSSSLIKLLPQLFPHLKTLAIRHHGVLEEDFLFLQEMKHLHTVEILDVYHRPNPKDPSWVLYESSPHLLQLIQKLQQQTNHRVQVITSSRSNTLSCDCI; encoded by the exons ATGTACCTGCGCAGGTGCGGCTCCCGCTCCCACCTGCGCAGGTACAGCCCCGCTGGCGGCCTGATAATGGCGGCGCTGCGGCTTCCCGCTGAGCTGTGGCTGCGTATCTTCAGCTACCTGTCTTGGAAAGACAAGCTGCGCATGCGCTGCACCTGCTCCCATTTTCGGAGCCTGCTGGACGAGTCTAGTGTCTCATGGCAGGGCTTCAGCGTGGTCCTGAAGGACCTGTCCCGGTACAACCGTGGGTTCTGGCGCAGCCTGGCCCGGTGGCAGGTGCGTGTGGTGCGGCTGCGCGCAGGTGTGAAGAAGGACCTGAAGCTGCTGTCCTCCTGGCTGCCGCTATTGGACTCGCTTCGTCTGGACCGCTGGATGGAGCTGGAGGTCCGGGAGCTGCAGGTCCTGGTCCAGCTGCAGCGCCTGTCCCTCACATCCAGCTGCATGCCGCTCAGCAGACTGGACTTCCTGGTTCCGCTCAGCGATCAGCTGACACAGCTCACTTTGTGTAAGGTGCAGCTCACCTGTCCGGCCGCTCACCTGCTGGCTGCTGTGACTCAGCTGCGCAGGCTCACCTCTCTGCAGCTGCATCATGACGGCAGTTTGAGAATCAGAACCCTCAGCGGCATCCTCAGTCACCTGACCCGGCTCAGACACCTGTCCTGGACCATGATAACCTACAAGACACTGGCGGGGGACTTCTTCTACCCGGCTCACCCCCCAG AGGGGACCGCCGGTCTGCAGCTGTCGCATCTGCAGCTGCTCAATTATGACGCCGTGGTGACACAGGAAGTCCTGCAGCCTCTGCTCCGCCTACAAAGCCTGTCGGTGCTGCACCTGTACTCCGTACCTGGACCCAACTGTCACCTTCGGACATGGCTGACGTCGTTGCCTGAACTCTCCAGTCTCAGTGTGCACG GAGGCCATCCTCTGGCAGCATACGCAGACTTCCTGCCTTCCTCTCTGCTCAGCCTGACCCTCAGTGTAGATCTTCAGACTGAAGACCTGCAGGTCGTCTCAGCAAGGGCTCCTAACCTGGAGCACCTCCATCTAGAGCCTTGGGGATCATCTTCTAGCTTGATTAAGCTCCTTCCTCAACTCTTTCCTCACCTGAAAACGCTGGCTATCAG GCATCATGGCGTATTGGAGGAGGACTTCCTGTTTCTGCAGGAAATGAAACATCTCCACACAGTGGAAATCCTGGACGTGTATCATAGGCCCAACCCAAAAGACCCCAGCTGGGTCCTCTATGAGTCCAGTCCTCATCTGCTGCAGCTCATCCAAAAGTTGCAGCAGCAGACCAATCACAGAGTGCAGGTGATCACCAGCTCCCGCAGCAACACTCTCAGCTGTGACTGCATATGA